In Podospora pseudoanserina strain CBS 124.78 chromosome 5, whole genome shotgun sequence, a single window of DNA contains:
- a CDS encoding hypothetical protein (COG:C; EggNog:ENOG503NWM9), with the protein MSGTSFLRKMSLHKFRKSLSSPKLDSLDLTEAEKAPVRPDEPLTPPPETQTVLLLHAARQPYELTDDYPVPQLQDEHEVLVRTQAIGLNPIDWKAPDFNFAIPTLPYISGRELAGTVIRAPSSSSTRLQEKDRVLVISTDYRDLRKAAYQEYVVGLDYNTVRLPPSLSIEEGSTLGVAFVAAALALGVCAGLDFSHVLDGPDLHSLVRDLPADRIAEDIRAECLDGIRSHERAQKGDWLAVWGGSSTSANLTIQLAKLAGLKTVAVVDKAKHGLRLANHKAIRTDLLVDSHDPERAVAIIKGNLKGKLRFGIDTRGRESATSLLQALSPDNLGGGGEQPLLKEGEAPPSPPSTPHDSTLLSAHLIGLTGLPKQTAPEGTLFHTVPIKLFHEVPAVGEALVSWLERLLKEGLVQPPEIIDVESGLGSINKALDRMRKGEISGGKLVVRV; encoded by the exons ATGAGTGGAACGTCCTTCCTCCGAAAAATGTCTCTTCACAAGTTCAGAAAGTCGCTATCAAGCCCCAAGCTTGACAGTCTCGACCTCACAGAGGCAGAGAAAGCCCCAGTCCGGCCAGATGAACccctcacccctccaccaGAAACCCAGACGGTCCTGCTGTTGCATGCTGCACGGCAACCCTACGAGTTGACAGACGACTACCCAGTCCCACAACTCCAAGACGAACACGAAGTCTTGGTCCGCACCCAGGCCATTGGTCTCAACCCCATCGACTGGAAGGCTCC TGACTTCAACTTcgccatccccaccctcccctacATCTCCGGCCGCGAGCTCGCCGGCACAGTAATACgagccccctcctcctcctccacccgccTTCAGGAAAAGGATcgcgtcctcgtcatctccacCGACTACCGCGACCTCCGCAAGGCGGCCTACCAAGAATACGTCGTCGGACTCGACTACAACACCGTACgcctccccccatccctctccatcGAAGAAGGTTCCACCCTCGGCGTCGCCTTTGTCGCTGCAGCCCTCGCCCTGGGTGTCTGCGCCGGTCTTGACTTCTCTCACGTTCTCGACGGACCAGACCTCCACTCCCTCGTCCGCGACCTCCCCGCCGACAGGATAGCAGAGGACATCCGCGCCGAGTGCCTAGATGGCATCCGCTCCCATGAGCGCGCCCAAAAGGGGGACTGGCTCGCCGTCTGGGGCGGATCGTCCACCtccgccaacctcaccatccaACTGGCCAAGCTGGCAGGGTTGAAGACCGTTGCCGTGGTGGACAAGGCCAAGCACGGACTCCGGCTGGCGAACCACAAGGCTATCAGGACCGACTTGCTGGTCGACAGCCACGACCCGGAAAGAGCGGTAGCGATCATCAAGGGGAATCTGAAGGGCAAGTTGAGGTTCGGGATCGATACTCGCGGAAGGGAATCGGCGACGAGTCTGCTGCAGGCTTTATCGCCGGATAatctgggtggtggtggtgagcagcCACTCTTAAAAGAGGGTGAGGCGCCTCCGAGCCCGCCGTCGACGCCGCATGACTCGACGTTGTTGAGTGCGCATTTGATTGGGTTGACGGGCTTGCCTAAGCAGACGGCGCCGGAGGGGACGCTTTTCCATACTGTGCCCATCAAGTTGTTCCATgaggtgccggcggtgggtGAGGCGTTGGTTAGttggttggagaggttgctGAAGGAAGGGTTGGTGCAGCCGCCAGAGATTATTGACGTGGAGTCTGGGTTAGGCAGCATCAACAAGGCGCTGGATCGGATGAGGAAGGGTGAAATCAGTGGTGGCAAGCTGGTTGTGCGGGTGTAA
- a CDS encoding hypothetical protein (EggNog:ENOG503NWAI; COG:E) produces the protein MAATTPAVQTRQKKPLIVNAFVEMCSGHQSPGLWRHPDDESWKFNDLDHWVELAKLLEEAKFHGIFIADVLGGYDVYKNSLDPAVISGAQWPVNEPLSVVPAMAAATKNIGFGVTISTTYEQPYHLARRLATVDHLTKGRLGWNVVTSYLDSAARNIHGKATQLAHDDRYAQAEEYMKVMYKLFQSSWRDDAVILDRERGIYTDPALVREINHKGKFFDVPGPAITQPSPQRTPLLLQAGTSRAGKIFAAQHAEAIFTSAHSPAVCAKSITEIRELARTEFGRDGNKIKVLALVTPILGRTEEEAQAKHAEYRKYASTEGALALFGGWTGIDLDQYGDDEELREVESNAVKSTVTGYAKFSPQNSKWTKHTVAEHVAIGGNGPIIVGTPEQVADGLERWVEEGGVDGFNFAYALFPQSFKDIIELLLPELRKRGLFWDDYAVPGGTYRENFYGEPGQKHPLPEHVAAKFQWRAGVPAEEHQIPE, from the exons ATGGCTGCTACCACCCCAGCTGTTCAGACCAGGCAAAAAAAGCCACTCATCGTCAATGCATTCGTTGAAATGT GCAGTGGGCACCAGTCCCCAGGACTTTGGCGGCACCCTGACGATGAGTCCTGGAAGTTCAATGATCTTGACCATTGGGTTGAGCTTGCCAAGTTGCTAGAGGAGGCCAAGTTCCACGGCATTTTCATTGCTGATGTTTTGG GTGGTTATGATGTTTACAAGAATTCTCTGGACCCTGCTGTCATCAGCGGCGCTCAGTGGCCAGTGAACGAGCCTCTCTCCGTGGTGCCagccatggcggcggcgaccaAGAACATTGGTTTCGGCGTCACCATTTCCACCACCTACGAACAACCGTACCATCTTGCCAGACGTCTTGCCACAGTCGACCATCTCACCAAGGGAAG acTCGGCTGGAACGTCGTAACCTCCTACCTCGACTCCGCCGCCCGCAACATCCACGGCAAGGCCACCCAGCTCGCCCACGACGACCGCTACGCCCAGGCGGAGGAGTACATGAAGGTCATGTACAAGCTCTTCCAGTCCTCCTGGCGCGACGACGCCGTCATCCTCGACCGCGAGAGGGGCATCTACACCGACCCTGCCCTCGTCAGAGAGATCAACCACAAGGGCAAGTTCTTCGACGTCCCCGGCCCCGccatcacccaaccctccccccagcgCACCCCCTTGCTCCTCCAAGCCGGCACCTCCCGCGCCGGCAAGATCTTTGCCGCTCAGCACGCCGAAgccatcttcacctccgcTCACTCCCCGGCCGTCTGCGCCAAGAGCATCACCGAGATCCGCGAGCTAGCTCGTACTGAGTTCGGCAGAGACGGGAACAAGATCAAGGTTCTGGCTTTGGTCACCCCAATTCTGGGAAggacagaagaggaggcgcAGGCTAAACACGCCGAGTACCGCAAGTACGCCTCGACCGAGGGTGCCCTGGCTTTGTTTGGCGGTTGGACAGGCATCGATCTTGATCAGTAcggtgacgatgaggagctgAGAGAGGTCGAGAGCAACGCTGTCAAGTCTACTGTCACTGGGTACGCCAAGTTTTCGCCGCAAAACTCCAAGTGGACGAAGCACACTGTTGCTGAGCATGTTGCTATTGGTGGGAACGGGCCGATCATTGTTGGTACGCCCGAGCAGGTTGCcgatgggttggagaggtgggtggaggagggtggggtggACGGGTTTAACTTT GCTTACGCTCTCTTCCCGCAATCCTTCAAGGATATCATCGAGCTGCTTCTCCCAGAGCTGCGGAAGCGTGGTCTTTTCTGGGATGACTACGCCGTCCCAGGCGGCACATATCGCGAGAACTTCTACGGTGAGCCGGGACAGAAGCACCCACTACCTGAGCACGTTGCTGCCAAGTTCCAGTGGAGGGCTGGTGTGCCAGCGGAGGAGCACCAGATTCCGGAATAA
- a CDS encoding hypothetical protein (EggNog:ENOG503NWXD; COG:G), which produces MSTPGPPAAGKPINTPEDSEDQNVDPKKITYPEGGFKAWSVAFGSWCAMTCGMGLVNSVGMFQALVATTVLPTYSNQAIGWIFGIFVFVSYFCGVQIGPVFDRHGPQGLMALGTVCLLVGIFTTAQCTEYYQFILAFSILTGTGCSLLFTPAIGAISHWFDKRRGTASGFAFVGSALGGVMWPLMMQSLVPKVGWAWAMRIVGFVLLVLCVASVLLCRSRLEIRQAKASSTWRDMLPNPRMFLDGTGAMAFTTAGVFFIEWAYFVPVSYIPSYYLARQGLAEDADAGGDAAFAYQLLAIINGASCIGRYLPGYIADKAGRYNTMVVSIAICLVSVACFWLPDALDQDGGGGAGLITGFAVLFGLVSGSNITLVPICLGQLCETHDYGRYYATSYTFASLACLTGIPIAGGLVDMGGETDRRAYWRPLVFAIASYVGAFGCFFWVRVRVKGWNWRVKW; this is translated from the coding sequence ATGAGCACGCCAGGGCCTCCTGCGGCTGGGAAACCCATCAACACACCAGAAGACTCGGAAGATCAAAATGTCGACCCCAAGAAAATCACCTACCCCGAAGGCGGCTTCAAAGCCTGGAGCGTGGCCTTTGGTTCATGGTGTGCCATGACTTGTGGCATGGGACTCGTCAACTCAGTCGGCATGTTCCAGGCCCTCGTCGCAACGACTGTACTGCCGACTTACTCCAACCAAGCCATCGGGTGGATCTTTGGCATCTTTGTTTTTGTCTCCTATTTCTGCGGCGTGCAGATCGGCCCCGTCTTCGACCGACACGGTCCCCAGGGACTGATGGCTCTTGGGACTGTCTGTCTGCTTGTCGGCATCTTTACCACCGCTCAGTGCACCGAGTATTACCAGTTCATCCTtgccttctccatcctcaccggCACTGGGTGTTCCCTTCTCTTCACACCTGCTATCGGGGCCATTTCACATTGGTTTGACAAGCGGCGAGGGACAGCCAGTGGGTTTGCCTTTGTGGGGAGCGCACTGGGGGGTGTCATGTGGCCCTTGATGATGCAGTCACTGGTGCCCAAGGTCGGATGGGCATGGGCCATGAGAATTGTCGGTTTCGTGCTGCTCGTACTTTGCGTTGCCAGTGTGCTCCTTTGTCGAAGTCGTCTTGAGATCAGACAGGCCAAGGCATCCTCTACGTGGCGAGATATGCTACCCAACCCACGCATGTTTCTTGATGGTACAGGAGCGATGGCATTTACGACTGCTGGGGTTTTCTTCATCGAGTGGGCGTACTTTGTCCCGGTGTCATACATACCAAGCTATTATCTCGCTCGTCAGGGGCTGGCCGAGGATGCTGACGCTGGAGGCGATGCAGCGTTCGCGTACCAGCTtcttgccatcatcaatgGGGCGTCTTGTATTGGGCGATATCTGCCTGGGTACATCGCCGACAAAGCAGGTCGCTACAACACGATGGTTGTGTCCATTGCTATCTGCCTCGTGTCTGTCGCCTGCTTCTGGCTCCCCGATGCGCTCGACcaagatggaggtggtggtgctggactGATAACGGGGTTTGCAGTCTTGTTTGGTCTTGTCAGTGGCTCCAACATCACGTTGGTGCCCATTTGTTTGGGCCAGTTGTGCGAGACGCATGATTATGGTCGGTATTACGCCACTTCCTACACCTTTGCCAGCCTGGCATGTTTGACAGGAATACCTATCGCCGGCGGCCTGGTAGACATGGGAGGAGAGACGGATAGAAGGGCTTATTGGAGACCACTTGTGTTTGCTATTGCCAGTTATGTTGGCGCATTTGGGTGTTTCTTTTGGGTCAGAGTTCGAGTAAAAGGGTGGAATTGGAGAGTGAAGTGGTGA
- a CDS encoding hypothetical protein (EggNog:ENOG501MZKR), whose protein sequence is MAATTLPAFNTLVAESISQHSQIPPEQIIVLDNSDKYCPDGIKTDQSQDEEGESLAAIFGTMASLNKGALLDKNLCTGNGGHSFRSALLSATDELANLAQGRKVRYVELGPEPFKSSVIITHLISSGVQLSQYVGIDINPESELTMRAALEPIIGPDRFAYLVADFYKTSADDLPPLPGSDKEGETITVMTNLGFQEGNDLPSRLGPMLSRLTRPGDLLLSEMQVLPSSAPSSDASDSESDSDVSTASITDSKLVEEFYHHPEMLKFSSLVGKKFDRNFDLSPQSSPSSSSEDVGGGGASSNDYEYIFRLVPLQLSNVGEVAVATTLVSLPIPGGKGKNYVLTNSCIKYTREQFARARETQGKFGVKGWRETGDGSVVFQIAERRH, encoded by the coding sequence ATGGCAGCTACCACTCTTCCTGCATTCAACACGCTCGTTGCTGAGTCTATCTCGCAACACAGCCAGATTCCACCTGAGCaaatcatcgtcctcgacaaCTCAGACAAATACTGCCCGGACGGTATCAAGACCGACCAATCtcaagacgaagaaggcgaaaGCCTAGCCGCCATTTTCGGCACCATGGCCAGTCTCAACAAGGGTGCTCTCCTGGACAAGAACCTCTGCACTGGCAACGGCGGCCACTCCTTCCGCTCCGCTCTCCTGAGCGCAACAGACGAgctcgccaacctcgcccaagGCCGCAAAGTCCGTTATGTCGAGCTCGGCCCAGAGCCATTCAAATCAagcgtcatcatcacccacctcatCAGCTCGGGCGTTCAACTCTCCCAGTACGTTGGCATCGACATCAACCCCGAGTCCGAACTCACCATGCGTGCTGCCCTCGAGCCCATCATCGGCCCCGATCGGTTTGCCTACCTCGTGGCCGACTTTTACAAGACCTCGGCCGACgacctcccacctctccccgGCTCTGACAAGGAAGGCGAGACCATCACAGTCATGACCAACCTCGGCTTCCAAGAAGGCAACGACCTACCCTCCCGTCTCGGGCCCATGCTCTCCCGCCTGACGCGTCCAGGCGACCTCTTGCTGTCAGAAATGCAAGTCTTGCCATCCTCCGCCCCATCATCAGACGCCTCCGACAGCGAAAGCGACAGCGACgtcagcaccgccagcatAACCGACTCCAAGCTAGTCGAGGAATTCTACCACCATCCCGAGATGCTTAAGTTTTCCTCCCTTGTCGGCAAGAAATTTGATCGGAACTTTGATCTCTCCCCCCAATCAAgtcccagctccagctcggaggatgttggtggtggtggggcaaGCAGCAATGATTACGAGTACATTTTCCGGCTCGTCCCGCTTCAACTCTCAAatgtgggagaggtggctgTTGCGACAACGTTGGTGTCGTTGCCGATTccgggggggaaggggaagaattATGTTCTGACGAATAGCTGCATCAAGTACACGAGGGAGCAGTTTGCCAGGGCGAGGGAGACGCAGGGGAAGTTTGGAGtcaaggggtggagggagacggGTGACGGGTCGGTTGTTTTTCAGATCGCGGAGAGACGTCactga
- the CWH43 gene encoding Protein cwh43 (COG:T; EggNog:ENOG503NVQ6; BUSCO:EOG092605KN), with protein sequence MASSSSRSYKDKDAGVVLSFNGQWVSWSHTVAASLAFLSALVIGSALHYHKIVQNEWYGYPQEWFPSVSATIGDRYPERSIFMLFIAITSGPRFALVGLWYLLTAKPGRTLPKLIGWSGIIRTLTCGGWTYITSTDDHDWHDILMISYIVFTIPWTTGCIALSPPNAKAIKYRKYIAGAFFGTLVPLVYFFIQHKVHRVAGAYTIYAFFEWALIVLDVSFDAVTALDFDSLEITIRDVKGASKGVNHSSVPTAVLEKEKEQATGGVYSAGFRFGEFLDIAADVYHGFVFWSILTSLGVVIWYFPLWHMGISGYEALVMTTISPFLLAIRPLRSFIVSNQRITHLLSLAGLLAYLVKDPVYRLFTVGFGVSMGCLSWAATWYSDSVQPTRLEARILAWTIGLLMSSVAKFAWYTNNPIWPIMHAENGGWNATGLFLAILAALRFTRRGPHQGGNTTEKKSGSSVLSAIGIGGLFFGLHSLLSDTSTMILWVWDGYPIRGPVSNVHGWYTIAATTVGILIGVLRPGFATSWTAYGLGCIGAAYLTLYEQWRGYYGGLTLAAYLMAIAVPMIGNAAKKSPAATFGLGFLIYNFLVLFHVWVVAYAFVPGGPLVREHTDWIMITMMLALGIGLFDLISQQAKNNSSSKKKVGVIRPVNTHHRKYHFGVLGVLNLLFLSANFLRFPTNDYKPYHAKDRLFTAGIWTIHFSLDNDMWSSEYRMRDLIKEMEVDVIGLLESDLQRVIMGNRDTTQFLAEDLGMYVDYGPGPNKHTWGAALLSKFPIVNSTHHLLPSPVGELAPAIHATLDVYGTLVDVFVFHSGQEEDPEDRRLQSEYLSKLMGSTNRPSVLLSYLVTEPLKGNYNTYVSDVSGMHDVDKTDWDRWCEYILFKGLRRTGYARVSRSTITDTELQVAKFVVPNSEEDSKFAWGVPEDVRDRRVEEHEVPEGWRFPRMFRGEGVRGHRYHVFDEPRYYNF encoded by the exons atggcgtcgtcgtcgtcccgCTCctacaaggacaaggacgcAGGCGTCGTCCTGTCTTTTAATGGCCAGTGGGTGAGCTGGTCGCACACTGTCGCTGCCTCCT TGGCTTTCTTGAGCGCCCTCGTCATTGGGTCTGCTCTTCACTACCACAAGATTGTCCAGAACGAGTGGTACGGCTATCCGCAAGAATGGTTCCCTTCTGTGTCGGCCACCATTGGTGACCGTTATCCTGAACGGTCCATCTTCATGCTGTTCATTGCCATTACCTCCG GTCCTCGATTTGCTCTCGTCGGGTTATGGTATCTGTTGACCGCGAAGCCCGGCCGAACGCTACCGAAGCTGATCGGATGGTCCGGCATCATCCGAACTCTCACATGCGGCGGGTGGACCTACATCACGTCTACCGACGACCATGACTGGCACGATATTCTTATGATCTCGTACATTGTCTTTACGATTCCGTGGACAACCGGCTGCATTGCGCTCAGTCCCCCGAATGCCAAAGCGATCAAGTACAGGAAATACATTGCGGGCGCTTTCTTCGGTACTCTGGTGCCGTTGGTGTACTTTTTCATCCAACACAAGGTTCACCGTGTTGCGGGAG CGTACACCATCTACGCTTTCTTCGAATGGGCCTTGATTGTCCTCGATGTGTCCTTTGACGCCGTGACTGCTCTGGACTTTGACTCGCTCGAGATCACAATCCGGGATGTGAAGGGCGCGAGCAAGGG AGTCAACCACTCTTCTGTGCCCACTGCTGTGCTTGAAAAGGA GAAGGAACAGGCCACTGGTGGTGTCTATTCTGCCGGATTCCGCTTTGGCGAGTTCCTCGACATTGCGGCTGATGTTTACCATGGC TTTGTGTTCTGGTCCATCTTGACCAGCTTGGGTGTGGTTATCTGGT ACTTTCCCTTGTGGCACATGGGCATCTCCGGCTATGAGGCCCTCGTCATGACCACTATTTCGCCTTTCCTGCTTGCCATCAGGCCGTTGCGCTCTTTCATCGTTAGCAACCAGCGCATTACTCACCTTCTGTCACTCGCTGGCCTTCTCGCCTATCTGGTCAAGGACCCTGTTTACCGGCTCTTTACTGTTGGCTTTGGCGTCTCCATGGGTTGTCTCAGCTGGGCTGCTACCTGGTATTCGGACTCTGTGCAGCCCACCAGACTTGAGGCTCGCATCCTTGCGTGGACCATTGGTCTGCTCATGTCGTCTGTTGCCAAGTTTGCTTGGTACACAAACAATCCCATCTGGCCCATCATGCATGCTGAGAACGGTGGCTGGAACGCCACTGGTCTCTTCCTTGCTATTCTTGCCGCCCTGAGGTTCACTCGCCGTGGCCCTCACCAGGGTGGCAACACGACCGAGAAGAAGAGTGGATCGTCTGTTCTGTCTGCTATCGGGATTGGCGGTCTGTTCTTCGGTCTGCATTCCCTTCTCTCTGACACCAGCACCATGATCCtctgggtttgggatggttATCCGATCCGAGGACCTGTTTCCAATGTCCATGGCTGGTACACAATCGCTGCCACGACTGTTGGTATTCTCATCGGCGTCCTCCGACCTGGTTTTGCCACGAGCTGGACTGCATACGGTCTGGGCTGCATTGGTGCTGCCTACCTTACTCTCTATGAGCAATGGCGTGGTTACTACGGTGGCTTGACTTTGGCTGCCTACCTCATGGCCATCGCTGTTCCCATGATTGGCAACGCTGCCAAGAAGAGCCCTGCGGCCACTTTTGGTCTCGGCTTCCTCATCTACAATTTCTTGGTTCTCTTCCACGTCTGGGTTGTCGCCTATGCCTTTGTGCCTGGTGGCCCGCTGGTTCGGGAGCATACTGACTGGATCATGATCACCATGATGCTGGCACTCGGCATTGGGCTCTTTGATCTCATTTCCCAACAGGCCaaaaacaacagcagcagcaagaaaaaGGTTGGTGTCATCCGTCCTGTCAACACTCACCACAGGAAGTATCATTTTGGCGTTCTTGGTGTTCTCAACCTCTTGttcctctccgccaactTCCTGCGCTTCCCTACCAACGACTACAAGCCTTACCACGCCAAGGACCGCCTTTTCACGGCTGGCATCTGGACGATTCACTTCTCTCTCGACAACGACATGTGGTCTTCCGAGTATCGCATGCGCGATCTTatcaaggagatggaggttgatgtgATTGGTTTGTTGGAGTCTGATCTGCAGCGCGTCATCATGGGCAACCGTGACACCACTCAGTTCCTTGCTGAAGACCTTGGAATGTACGTCGACTATGGTCCGGGTCCCAACAAGCACACCTGGGGCGCGGCTCTGTTGTCCAAATTCCCCATCGTCAACTcaacccatcacctccttcccagCCCGGTCGGCGAGCTGGCTCCTGCCATTCACGCCACTCTTGACGTCTACGGAACCCTCGTCGACGTCTTTGTCTTCCACTCTGGCCAGGAAGAGGACCCCGAGGACCGTCGTCTCCAGTCAGAGTATCTCTCCAAGCTCATGGGCAGCACCAACCGCCCCAGCGTTTTGTTGTCTTACCTCGTCACGGAGCCCCTCAAGGGCAATTACAACACGTACGTCTCCGACGTGAGCGGCATGCACGACGTGGACAAGACGGACTGGGACCGCTGGTGCGAGTACATCTTGTTCAAGGGTCTCCGGAGGACGGGTTATGCCCGTGTGAGCAggagcaccatcaccgatACCGAGTTGCAGGTGGCCAAGTTTGTGGTTCCCAACTCGGAGGAGGACAGCAAGTTTGCTTGGGGTGTGCCGGAGGATGTAAGGGATAGAcgggtggaggagcatgAGGTGCCAGAGGGGTGGAGGTTCCCGAGGATGTTtagaggggagggagttaGGGGGCACCGGTATCATGTGTTTGATGAGCCGAGGTACTATAACTTTTAA
- the UTP6 gene encoding U3 snoRNP protein (EggNog:ENOG503NYHC; COG:S) produces MATSFHHSISQNISKLCVIHPALQLHRRFPIATNPAHFRPVLESITMGGAAEKARFYLERAAPELREFEEKEIFTKEEIRSLVVKRSDYEHLILSPGTKPTDFLSYISWETSLDRLRAKRCARLKIRNSSSHASQARTFNIFERAVNKHPGSLQLWFAYLDFAASVKATKRWNRIATRAIRLHPSESSLWALAGRRAAKAGDMEKARAHYLRGCRFCTTEPDLWVEYARCEMEWLQKIEAKKAGKGVRKGVNPVEAIKDTETLQEGDVIEFDEEDSEDEDMDGELMLPDPDAEGADGKPKNKKVMTEEETRKIEQSPALSGAIPMAIFDIARKQQFFGARAAEMFFDMFAQFGGVSSQERIVGHVLGAMQELYPGHACTVSCWIRQPVVGVNALSVEFPKALREVLARLKKGLEETNDKKALVEKMVSWFDGVLAVEGLDEGIKIVLQHTKGSLEQQVAN; encoded by the exons ATGGCAACAAGCTTCCACCATTCCATTTCTCAGAACATCTCCAAGCTTTGCGTAATCCACCCAGCACTGCAACTGCACCGTCGTTTCCCTATCGCAACCAACCCAGCGCATTTCAGACCTGTTTTAGAATCCATAACCATGGGTGGCGCCGCAGAAAAGGCCCGCTTCTACCTCGAGCGAGCAGCTCCCGAGCTCCGCGAGtttgaagaaaaagagatcTTCACCAAG GAGGAAATCCGCTCCCTCGTCGTCAAACGCTCCGACTACGagcacctcatcctctcccctgGTACCAAACCAACCGACTTCCTCTCCTACATCTCCTGGGAAACCTCCCTCGACCGCCTCCGTGCCAAACGCTGCGCCCGCCTCAAAATCcgcaactcctcctcccacgcctcccAGGCACGCACCTTCAACATTTTCGAGCGCGCCGTCAACAAGCACCCGGGCTCCCTGCAGCTCTGGTTCGCCTACCTCGACTTCGCCGCCAGCGTCAAGGCCACAAAACGATGGAACCGCATCGCTACCCGTGCCATCCGCCTTCACCCGTCCGAGTCATCTCTTTGGGCTCTGGCTGGCCGTAGAGCCGCCAAGGCGGGGGATATGGAAAAAGCCCGGGCGCATTACTTGAGAGGGTGCCGGTTTTGCACCACGGAGCCAGACCTTTGGGTGGAGTACGCCAGGTGTGAGATGGAGTGGCTGCAGAAGAtcgaggcgaagaaggctgggaagggggttagaAAGGGGGTTAATCCTGTCGAGGCGATCAAGGACACGGAAACGCTGCAAGAGGGGGATGTTATCGAatttgacgaggaggatagcgaggatgaggacatGGACGGCGAGTTGATGCTTCCTGATCCGGATGCCGAGGGTGCGGATGGGAAGccaaagaacaagaaggtcatgacagaggaggagacCAGGAAGATTGAGCAGAGCCCTGCGCTGAGTGGAGCGATACCAATGGCCATCTTCGACATAGCACGGAAGCAACAGTTCTTCGGGGCGAGGGCGGCCGAGATGTTTTTCGACATGTTTGCGCAGTTTGGCGGGGTGTCATCGCAGGAGAGGATTGTGGGGCATGTGCTGGGTGCGATGCAGGAGCTGTATCCTGGCCATGCTTGCACTGTCAGCTGCTGGATTAGACAGCCGGTTGTGGGTGTGAACGCGTTGAGTGTGGAGTTCCCCAAGGCGCTCAGGGAAGTGCTGGcgaggctgaagaagggTCTGGAAGAGACAAACGACAAAAAGGCATTGGTAGAAAAGATGGTGAGCTGGTTCGACGGGGTTTTGGCCGTCGAGGGATTGGACGAGGGGATTAAGATCGTGTTGCAGCACACAAAGGGGTCGTTGGAACAGCAGGTTGCGAATTGA
- a CDS encoding hypothetical protein (EggNog:ENOG503P2G8; COG:S), with protein MVPKGRATSRVACAPWWLSLAWHGPGLSQRPSKFPIRSDRPPSSHTTKVNFSGFAAVRFASAASTMPKRKSTHAEEPAVAAPEPRRRSMRLQRTEDETEPKAVKNEKASKADIKTEEDEPSTKKSRTSKQETEPVVNKSSPPAKKATKKAVKREEVEEASPSPAPDESEEKNYWLLKAEPESRYENGVDVKFSIDDLAAKTEPEPWDGIRNYAARNNLRAMKKGDLAFFYHSNCKEPGIVGTMEIVKEHSPDLSAHDPKAPYYDPKSKPSDPKWSVVHVKFHEKFNKPITLKELRELGAPGGPLDKMQMIKQSRLSVSKVSASEWKFLMAVAERGSRP; from the exons ATGGTTCCAAAGGGCCGGGCAACGTCGCGTGTCGCGTGCGCTCCCTGGTGGCTATCCTTGGCTTGGCATGGGCCTGGTCTCTCTCAACGACCATCTAAATTTCCAATCAGATCTGACCGTCCCCCTTCATCACATACAACCAAAGTGAATTTTTCAGGTTTTGCAGCCGTCCGGTTTGCGTCAGCAGCCTCCACAATGCCGAAGAGAAAGTCTACCCATGCCGAGGAGCCAGCCGTGGCAGCTCCTGAGCCGCGCCGGCGTTCAATGCGTCTGCAAAGGACGGAGGATGAGACTGAGCCCAAAGCTGTGAAGAATGAGAAGGCCTCAAAGGCAGATATCAAAACTGAAGAG GACGAGCCATCCACCAAGAAATCAAGGACCTCAAAACAGGAAACAGAGCCTGTGGTTAATAagtcctcaccaccagccaaaaaaGCAACCAAAAAGGCCGTCaaaagggaggaggttgaagaagcttcaccctctcctgcccCGGATGAGTCCGAAGAAAAGAACTATTGGCTTCTCAAAGCCGAGCCCGAGTCTCGGTATGAGAACGGTGTTGATGTCAAATTTTCGATTGACGACCTGGCGGCCAAGACAGAGCCAGAGCCGTGGGATG GCATCCGCAATTACGCCGCCCGCAACAACCTTCGAGCCATGAAGAAGGGTGACTTGGCCTTCTTTTACCACTCCAACTGCAAGGAGCCCGGGATCGTGGGGACGATGGAGATTGTAAAGGAGCACTCGCCTGATC TGTCTGCTCACGACCCCAAAGCGCCATACTACGACCCAAAGTCCAAGCCCTCCGACCCCAAATGGAGTGTTGTTCACGTCAAATTCCACGAAAAGTTCAACAAGCCGATTACGCTGAAAGAACTCAGGGAACTGGGCGCGCCCGGGGGGCCTCTGGACAAGATGCAAATGATCAAGCAGTCGAGGCTGAGCGTCAGCAAGGTCTCGGCTTCCGAGTGGAAGTTTCTTATGGCGGTTGCCGAGAGAGG CTCCAGACCCTGA